One Nicotiana tomentosiformis chromosome 4, ASM39032v3, whole genome shotgun sequence genomic window carries:
- the LOC104113213 gene encoding uncharacterized protein has protein sequence MWNKREVNYEGTSKVKETHINMLVHDYKLFQMKEGESIEEMFARFSKIISDLKAFEKGHLKKKTHEEKKKKVAFKATTDMIENDIDDNPEALEEEIAMVSINMDGLMRRYKNKKRGRISSRQTRQYNEQDKNDGKCYEYGRYRHVQAECPDLKRKAAGQMKEFQMTNARMKMKTVLWHEDILDLTLKESQKLMNELKRFNMEKIDWKLMLEVCESEKEVLQEEFQELQMQLNGMCKSTSHSSVKSNQVTYKSTKKGPTRTESTSTSGRSKNGSPSEHHRKSRKGKWYLDSACSSHTIGDKNLFKEVTKINGGRVKFGDDSKGKIVGTGTVPFNNNSDIIEVYLVDGLNYNLLSISQMCDSGYEEKFKKIGCAIEDELGKIILPGKRYGNVYIIDGFENIDGHICLTSMSDDPWLWHKKLGHASMHLIDILSKHDLVIGEQSI, from the exons ATGTGGAATAAACGAGAAGTCAATTATGAAGGAACCAGCAAAGTGAAAGAAACGCATATCAATATGTTGGTTCATGATTACAAACTCTTCCAGATGAAAGAAGGAGAATCCATTGAAGAAATGTTTGCAAGGTTTAGCAAAATCATCAGTGATCTAAAAGCTTTTG AAAAGGGTCATCTCAAGAAAAAAACCcatgaagaaaagaagaaaaaagtcgCATTCAAGGCTACAACTGACATGATAGAAAATGACATTGACGATAATCCTGAAGCCCTCGAGGAAGAAATTGCCATGGTATCAATAAACATGGATGGTCTAATGAGAagatacaaaaacaaaaaaagaggaaGAATATCATCAAGGCAAACCAGGCAATACAATGAGCAGGACAAGAATGATGGAAAATGCTATGAATATGGAAGATACAGACATGTACAAGCTGAATGCCCAGATTTAAAAAGAAAG GCAGCTGGACAAATGAAGGAGTTTCAGATGACGAATGCAAGGATGAAAATGAAAACTGTTTTATGGCACGAG GATATTCTTGACCTTACTTTAAAAGAGTCTCAAAAGTTGATGAATGAACTAAAGAGATTCAATATGGAAAAGATAGACTGGAAACTCATGCTTGAAGTATGTGAAAGTGAAAAAGAAGTACTTCAAGAAGAATTTCAGGAATTGCAAATGCAACTCAATGGCATGTGCAAATCCACCAGTCATAGTTCTGTTAAGTCCAACCAGGTGACTTACAAGTCAACTAAAAAAGGACCAACAAGAACAGAGTCCACAAGCACTAGTGGAAGATCCAAAAATGGATCACCTTCT GAACACCATCGAAAGAGCCGCAAAGGAAAATGGTACCTAGATAGTGCGTGTTCCAGCCATACGATAGGTGACAAAAACCTGTTCAAAGAGGTCACTAAAATAAATGGTGGACGTGTTAAATTTGGAGATGACTCAAAGGGGAAGATAGTTGGCACTGGCACAGTCCCATTCAATAACAACAGTGATATCATTGAAGTCTATCTCGTAGATGGACTAAACTACAATCTGCTAAGTATAAGCCAAATGTGTGATTCCGGATATGAggaaaaatttaagaaaataggTTGTGCTATTGAAGATGAGTTAGGTAAAATAATCCTTCCAGGAAAAAGGTATGGAAATGTCTACATTATTGATGGCTTCGAAAATATAGATGGTCATATCTGCTTAACATCCATGTCTGATGATCCATGGTTATGGCATAAGAAACTTGGTCATGCAAGCATGCATCTTATAGATATACTATCcaagcatgatttagttattggAGAGCAGAGCATTTGA